A window of Paremcibacter congregatus contains these coding sequences:
- a CDS encoding transcriptional regulator GcvA: MGRKLPPLNSMRVFEAAARHLSFTQAGEELHVTQAAVSHQIRVLEEWLGVLLFQRLKNGLKLTEEGEEYLGPMTRALDIMSDATSHLINREGIKTLNISTLSSFASIWLVPRLKSFRDQYPDLDVRIVTIDRETDLLSKGDVDLDIRYGDGKWQHVHAKKFLSENIYPVCSPAYIKETGGLKSLEDLKGHTLLHDVGVMGWKEWLEEAGVEGVDPSRGPGFTHSHHVMQAAIFGEGVALGRGALVADALRKGDLVAPFETKIPCTYKYYLVSTKTASDQPKIRAFTNWLMKEADKFIEMKDGLKTD, from the coding sequence ATGGGCCGAAAATTACCACCGTTGAATTCAATGCGGGTATTTGAAGCGGCCGCCCGTCATCTCAGCTTTACCCAGGCCGGAGAAGAACTGCATGTCACCCAGGCGGCCGTCAGCCACCAGATCCGGGTATTGGAAGAATGGCTCGGGGTGCTGCTGTTTCAACGATTGAAAAATGGCCTGAAACTCACCGAGGAGGGCGAAGAATATCTTGGGCCCATGACCCGGGCGCTGGACATTATGTCGGACGCCACCAGCCACCTGATCAACCGGGAAGGGATCAAAACCCTTAATATTTCGACCCTGAGCTCGTTTGCCTCTATCTGGCTGGTGCCCCGCCTTAAAAGTTTCCGGGACCAGTATCCCGATCTGGATGTGCGTATCGTGACCATTGACCGGGAAACCGACTTGTTGAGTAAGGGGGACGTGGATCTGGATATCCGCTACGGAGACGGGAAATGGCAACATGTGCATGCTAAAAAATTCCTGAGCGAGAATATATATCCGGTTTGCAGCCCGGCTTATATTAAGGAAACGGGCGGGTTAAAAAGTCTGGAAGACCTGAAAGGCCATACACTGTTGCATGATGTGGGGGTTATGGGCTGGAAAGAGTGGCTGGAAGAGGCGGGAGTTGAGGGCGTGGACCCAAGCCGGGGGCCGGGCTTTACCCATTCTCATCATGTGATGCAGGCGGCGATCTTTGGCGAAGGCGTGGCTTTGGGGCGAGGCGCGTTGGTGGCGGACGCCCTGAGAAAAGGGGATTTGGTGGCTCCCTTTGAAACCAAGATTCCCTGCACCTATAAATATTATCTGGTCAGCACCAAGACCGCCTCTGACCAACCAAAGATCCGCGCCTTCACCAACTGGTTGATGAAGGAAGCGGATAAATTTATCGAAATGAAAGATGGTCTGAAAACCGACTAG
- the manD gene encoding D-mannonate dehydratase ManD — protein MKITDAKVIVTCPGRNFVTLKIFTDQGLYGIGDATLNGREKSVVSYLEDYVIPCIIGMDAHRIEDIWQYLYRGCYWRRGPVTMSAIAAVDTALWDIKAKAANMPLYQLLGGASREAVMVYGHANGADIEETKDEVGKYIDLGYKAIRAQTGVPGIPSTYGVSKDKMYYEPADAELPSANVWSTTKYLDHTPKLFEALRNTYGFDPHLLHDVHHRLTPIEAARLGKSLEPYRLFWMEDCVAVDNQESLHRVREHTVTPLAIGEIFNTIWDCKTLIEQELIDYIRTTVVHAGGITHLRQIAGLAALHHVKTGCHGATDLSPVCMGASLNFNLWVPNFGVQEYMRHTEETDTVFPHAYHFEDGFLHPGDQPGHGVDIDENLAAKYPYQRACLPVNRLEDGTMWNW, from the coding sequence ATGAAAATCACAGACGCCAAAGTTATTGTTACCTGCCCCGGGCGCAATTTCGTCACCTTGAAAATATTCACCGATCAGGGGTTGTATGGCATCGGCGACGCCACCCTGAACGGGCGGGAAAAGTCGGTTGTCTCTTATCTGGAAGACTATGTCATTCCCTGCATCATTGGGATGGATGCCCACCGGATTGAAGACATCTGGCAATATCTCTATCGCGGCTGCTATTGGCGGCGGGGTCCTGTGACCATGTCGGCAATTGCCGCTGTCGATACGGCGCTTTGGGATATCAAGGCCAAGGCCGCCAATATGCCGCTTTATCAATTGCTCGGCGGCGCCAGTCGCGAGGCCGTGATGGTCTATGGTCATGCCAATGGCGCCGATATCGAAGAAACCAAGGATGAGGTCGGAAAATATATTGATCTGGGTTATAAGGCCATACGCGCCCAGACCGGAGTGCCGGGCATTCCGTCAACCTATGGCGTCTCCAAAGATAAAATGTATTATGAGCCAGCTGACGCCGAACTGCCGTCCGCCAATGTCTGGTCAACGACCAAATATCTTGATCATACCCCGAAATTGTTCGAAGCCCTGCGAAACACATATGGCTTTGACCCCCACCTGCTCCATGATGTCCACCATCGGCTGACACCGATCGAAGCCGCCCGTCTGGGCAAGTCTCTGGAGCCCTACCGTCTTTTCTGGATGGAGGATTGCGTCGCTGTCGACAATCAGGAAAGCCTGCACCGCGTGCGCGAACATACGGTAACGCCGCTGGCCATCGGGGAAATATTCAACACGATCTGGGACTGCAAAACCCTGATCGAACAGGAATTAATTGATTATATCCGCACCACCGTGGTGCATGCCGGAGGCATCACTCACCTGCGGCAAATCGCCGGCCTTGCCGCCCTGCATCATGTGAAGACCGGTTGCCACGGCGCCACGGATCTCTCCCCTGTCTGTATGGGGGCGAGCCTGAACTTTAACCTCTGGGTGCCTAATTTCGGGGTTCAGGAATATATGCGCCATACAGAAGAAACAGACACCGTTTTCCCCCATGCCTATCATTTCGAGGACGGCTTCCTGCATCCCGGCGACCAACCCGGTCACGGTGTCGATATTGATGAGAATCTGGCGGCGAAATACCCCTATCAGCGCGCTTGTCTGCCTGTGAACCGTCTCGAAGACGGCACCATGTGGAACTGGTGA
- a CDS encoding sugar kinase, giving the protein MNNSMHYLMDYEDGIRVAAFGEIMLRLKSPGHERLMQSGTLEASFGGSEYNVLASLAQFGLRCKLVSQVPENDIGAACLGDIRSFGIETSDIRRHDARMGQYFLESGSNQRSGKVIYDRKGSAFAHFQKNDITWEDALADSQWFLVSGITPALSGELAEMTLEAIRVAKACGLTVVFDFNYRESLWRDNRLDAPDIMRKIVQHVDVLMASERDCMLCLDVSVGDTSPDGQGRNYALTEKMFERYPNLKVMSSTFRDVISADHHNLSAGLRDRSGYYVSRNFSLQNIVDRIGAGDAFAAGLIYGLMKNQGGQKALDFATAAACLKHSIPGDINRVTRKEIVDLLGGEFMGQVKR; this is encoded by the coding sequence ATGAACAATAGCATGCATTATCTGATGGATTATGAGGATGGTATAAGGGTTGCGGCCTTTGGTGAAATCATGCTGCGGCTGAAATCGCCGGGCCATGAACGGCTGATGCAGTCAGGGACATTGGAGGCGAGCTTTGGCGGCTCTGAATATAATGTTCTGGCTTCTCTGGCCCAGTTTGGCCTTCGTTGCAAACTCGTCAGCCAAGTGCCGGAAAATGATATCGGGGCGGCGTGCCTTGGCGATATCAGGTCTTTCGGGATTGAAACTTCTGATATCCGGCGACATGACGCCCGCATGGGGCAATATTTCCTGGAATCAGGATCAAATCAGCGGTCCGGTAAAGTCATATATGACAGAAAAGGCTCGGCCTTCGCCCATTTCCAGAAAAACGACATCACGTGGGAAGACGCGTTGGCCGACAGCCAATGGTTTCTGGTGTCAGGCATTACTCCGGCGTTAAGCGGGGAACTTGCCGAGATGACGCTGGAGGCCATTCGTGTGGCGAAAGCCTGCGGACTGACGGTGGTCTTTGATTTCAATTACCGAGAGAGCCTGTGGCGGGACAACAGGCTTGATGCGCCGGATATCATGCGGAAAATTGTCCAGCATGTGGATGTTTTGATGGCCAGTGAACGGGATTGCATGTTGTGCCTTGATGTTTCTGTGGGGGATACATCGCCGGATGGTCAGGGACGGAATTACGCCCTGACGGAAAAAATGTTTGAGCGCTATCCCAACCTGAAAGTCATGTCGAGCACTTTTCGGGATGTCATCAGTGCCGACCATCATAATTTAAGCGCAGGCCTGAGAGATCGCAGTGGCTATTATGTCAGCCGTAATTTTTCCTTACAGAATATTGTTGACCGGATCGGGGCGGGGGATGCATTCGCCGCCGGGTTGATTTATGGGTTGATGAAGAATCAGGGGGGACAGAAAGCGCTGGACTTCGCCACGGCGGCGGCCTGTCTGAAACATTCTATTCCGGGGGACATCAATCGGGTGACCCGCAAGGAAATCGTTGATCTTCTCGGGGGTGAGTTTATGGGCCAGGTCAAACGCTGA
- the eda gene encoding bifunctional 4-hydroxy-2-oxoglutarate aldolase/2-dehydro-3-deoxy-phosphogluconate aldolase codes for MQLREKLRHFGVIPVITLTQVEDAIPVAQALSDGGLPVAEITFRTPAAAEAIAAVKQALPHMIIGAGTILTLAQLHQARVAGADFMVSPGFDATLIEKSLRMEMPFIPGCATATEIGAAQTLGIDLVKFFPAAAQNAQAVIPAMAGPFPDITYMLTGGIGFGELNAYLSLPNVICCGGSWIAPTVLIDAGNFTEIQENAAATVETITRIRKGL; via the coding sequence ATGCAGTTGCGCGAGAAATTAAGGCATTTCGGGGTGATCCCGGTGATCACCCTGACACAGGTTGAAGACGCCATACCCGTGGCGCAAGCTCTGTCGGATGGCGGGCTCCCCGTGGCCGAGATCACGTTTCGTACACCCGCCGCGGCAGAGGCGATCGCGGCCGTCAAGCAGGCTTTGCCACATATGATAATTGGCGCAGGCACCATATTGACCTTGGCGCAGCTGCACCAGGCGCGGGTGGCGGGCGCGGACTTTATGGTCTCTCCCGGATTTGACGCCACGTTGATTGAGAAATCCCTGAGAATGGAAATGCCGTTCATTCCGGGGTGTGCGACCGCGACCGAGATTGGCGCTGCGCAGACGTTGGGGATAGATCTGGTTAAGTTTTTTCCGGCGGCGGCGCAAAATGCCCAGGCTGTTATCCCGGCGATGGCCGGTCCTTTTCCAGACATTACCTATATGCTGACGGGAGGAATCGGGTTTGGGGAGCTTAACGCCTATTTATCCTTGCCGAATGTGATCTGTTGTGGCGGCAGCTGGATCGCCCCGACAGTCTTGATAGATGCAGGGAATTTCACTGAAATACAAGAGAATGCGGCCGCCACGGTGGAAACAATAACCCGGATCAGGAAGGGGCTGTAA
- a CDS encoding nitrilase-related carbon-nitrogen hydrolase — translation MSQPSKKIEKYTALVIQPQVTISDDHSAVRKNLDRICNLIDFSVGYHWELPARLVVLPEYFMQGVTTPGKGEDGLDGFMKKAVTFDGPEIGRLCEKAKEYNIYISGGGIIERVPEFPDRWFNTAFIIGPNGKVILKYHKWHINASLGLGTSPHDILDEYSEVFGGDIKDLFPVVDTDIGKLGTMTCHDGCTPEVSRALGYNGAEVICHPGAIQEVEGVNEPWDFWTFTRRTRAHDNMCYLLGSNWGTVDHKFYPKAFCPGHSFIIDYTGLVLRRADYPEEQVISCPIDIESLREHRSRCNHNTWVDVRTEGFRQIYENPIYPPNQFPSGRPPRNLADKMKPLREVFLDVYGRGQFTPPAGQTVEDMANLHEKRIRAAQKIGLLRED, via the coding sequence ATGTCTCAGCCATCAAAAAAAATCGAAAAATATACCGCCCTTGTGATCCAGCCCCAGGTCACCATCTCGGATGATCACTCGGCGGTGCGTAAAAATCTCGACCGGATCTGTAATCTGATTGACTTTAGCGTGGGGTATCATTGGGAATTGCCGGCGCGGCTGGTGGTGTTGCCTGAATATTTCATGCAGGGGGTGACCACGCCCGGCAAGGGGGAAGACGGTCTTGACGGTTTCATGAAAAAGGCGGTGACTTTTGATGGCCCGGAAATTGGCCGATTGTGTGAAAAAGCGAAAGAATATAATATCTATATTTCCGGCGGCGGTATTATTGAACGGGTGCCGGAATTCCCGGATCGCTGGTTCAATACAGCCTTTATCATCGGCCCCAATGGGAAAGTTATCCTTAAATACCACAAATGGCACATCAATGCTTCTCTTGGCCTGGGCACAAGTCCCCATGATATTCTTGATGAATATTCGGAAGTTTTTGGTGGTGATATCAAGGATCTGTTTCCGGTGGTGGATACGGATATTGGCAAGCTCGGCACCATGACCTGTCATGATGGCTGTACCCCTGAAGTCTCCCGCGCGTTGGGCTACAACGGGGCCGAGGTTATCTGTCACCCTGGCGCCATTCAGGAAGTCGAAGGGGTCAATGAGCCGTGGGACTTCTGGACCTTTACCCGGCGCACCCGGGCCCATGACAATATGTGTTATCTGCTGGGGTCGAACTGGGGCACGGTCGATCACAAATTTTATCCGAAAGCCTTCTGTCCGGGGCATAGCTTTATCATCGATTATACCGGTCTGGTGTTGCGGCGGGCGGATTATCCGGAAGAACAGGTGATCAGTTGTCCGATCGATATTGAATCCCTGCGCGAGCATCGCTCACGCTGCAATCATAATACCTGGGTTGATGTGCGCACCGAAGGGTTCCGTCAGATCTATGAAAACCCAATCTACCCGCCGAACCAGTTCCCGTCTGGCCGGCCGCCGCGCAATTTAGCGGATAAAATGAAGCCTTTGAGGGAAGTCTTCCTTGATGTGTATGGCCGGGGTCAGTTTACACCGCCTGCCGGTCAAACGGTCGAGGATATGGCCAATCTGCATGAAAAACGCATCCGCGCCGCCCAGAAAATTGGTTTGTTAAGAGAGGACTGA
- a CDS encoding phytoene desaturase family protein, which produces MKEFDVVIAGGGVNGLACASLLIKYGLSVCVLERNPWVGGGAVTREVTLPGFKHDMFGSSHVWIHCNPDFQEIKTELEQYGLKYIWSDDQITGHPDQTGGPGIVIYRSIDKTVDSIAQYSKKDAARYREVYEDFELVREGFLKAFFSPPSPPSYMAQAMENSKEGLKRMREFSLSATAWVDQNFENEFVKATMLNWAMAPQILPEQEGAGQSCYIMIPAIHVFGQSIPEGGSMMLPVAMQRYIDDNGGQVMTEAPIQEFIVEGGEAKGCILEDGTEIRARKAVVSALEPKQTFRKFIKPGVLSEEFTQMVDRYSFGKITICRVHLALKEAPRFNNGDLMSSCAFHRIVDTAPQLIKQYAEIAQGIPPSDPFLWSACWTVVDPTRAPEGQHTLIFDTFVPNWLADGQSWDNIKEDYAHNVLLKKLQQYAPNVNQDTILGEYIETRESLEAANPSFVDGVTTGGERIQGQLGYFRPFPGYAHYRSPVKNLYMTGPHCHPGGAISAMGTITANIMLEDFGLKSNDY; this is translated from the coding sequence ATGAAAGAATTTGATGTCGTTATTGCGGGCGGCGGGGTGAACGGACTGGCCTGCGCCAGCCTTCTGATTAAATACGGACTATCGGTTTGTGTGCTGGAGCGTAACCCCTGGGTCGGTGGCGGGGCCGTGACCCGCGAAGTGACCTTGCCAGGGTTCAAACATGACATGTTCGGGTCCTCACATGTGTGGATCCATTGCAATCCCGATTTTCAGGAAATCAAGACGGAGCTTGAGCAATATGGCCTGAAATATATCTGGTCCGATGACCAGATTACGGGTCACCCCGATCAGACCGGCGGACCGGGTATTGTGATTTATCGCAGCATTGACAAGACCGTCGACAGTATTGCGCAATATTCCAAAAAGGACGCCGCCCGATATCGCGAAGTTTATGAAGATTTCGAGCTGGTGCGGGAAGGGTTTCTCAAGGCTTTTTTCTCGCCGCCGTCACCGCCAAGCTATATGGCGCAGGCCATGGAAAACAGCAAGGAAGGCCTCAAACGCATGCGGGAATTTTCCCTGAGCGCCACGGCATGGGTCGATCAGAATTTCGAGAATGAATTTGTCAAGGCGACGATGCTCAACTGGGCCATGGCGCCGCAAATCCTGCCGGAACAGGAAGGAGCTGGACAGTCCTGCTATATCATGATTCCGGCGATTCATGTCTTCGGCCAATCGATCCCCGAAGGGGGCAGCATGATGCTGCCGGTCGCCATGCAACGCTATATTGATGACAATGGCGGGCAGGTGATGACAGAGGCGCCAATCCAAGAGTTTATCGTTGAAGGTGGTGAGGCGAAGGGCTGTATTCTGGAGGATGGCACGGAAATTCGCGCCCGCAAGGCGGTGGTCAGTGCCCTGGAACCAAAACAGACATTTCGTAAATTTATCAAACCCGGGGTGTTGAGTGAGGAATTCACTCAAATGGTTGACCGCTACAGTTTTGGCAAGATCACCATTTGCCGGGTGCATCTGGCTTTGAAAGAGGCGCCGCGGTTTAACAACGGTGATCTGATGAGCAGTTGCGCCTTTCACCGTATTGTCGATACGGCGCCGCAACTGATTAAACAATATGCCGAGATCGCCCAGGGTATCCCCCCAAGTGATCCGTTCCTGTGGAGCGCCTGCTGGACAGTGGTTGATCCGACCCGGGCGCCGGAAGGACAGCATACATTGATCTTCGACACGTTCGTGCCCAACTGGTTGGCCGATGGTCAGAGCTGGGACAATATCAAGGAAGACTATGCCCATAATGTTCTGCTGAAAAAACTGCAGCAATATGCGCCGAACGTTAATCAGGACACGATCCTCGGGGAATATATTGAAACCCGGGAAAGTCTCGAGGCGGCCAATCCGAGTTTTGTCGACGGAGTGACCACCGGCGGGGAGCGCATACAGGGACAGCTCGGTTATTTCCGGCCCTTCCCGGGGTATGCCCATTATCGCTCGCCGGTGAAGAACCTGTATATGACCGGACCGCATTGCCACCCGGGCGGGGCGATTTCTGCTATGGGGACCATCACCGCCAACATCATGCTTGAGGATTTTGGCCTCAAAAGTAACGATTATTAA
- a CDS encoding SDR family oxidoreductase, translated as MAVILITGAGSGIGLALTTAYAARGDQVYAAVRNTDHCPPAFRHPGVHPIRLDVTSEEETQAVLPLMTQQVGLPDIVINNAGINLPGTIEETCRESWDDIFAVNVFAPLRLSQAFLPAMRTAGTGTIVMMSSLSAEVALPGDGPYAASKAALTRAAEALHYEVAPFGIKIISLEPGAVKSNLNQMPVPPKKTIPAYDPLRHHMQQRANEKSGGAETGDIALDMIRLIEAPDSPAICPVGAQAGEIIRKLNRAAAEERAQLIRAASGL; from the coding sequence ATGGCGGTTATTCTCATCACAGGGGCAGGCAGCGGGATCGGATTGGCCCTTACCACCGCCTATGCAGCCCGCGGAGATCAGGTCTATGCGGCGGTCAGAAATACAGATCACTGCCCCCCCGCCTTCCGACATCCTGGCGTGCATCCAATCCGGCTGGACGTCACTTCTGAAGAAGAAACTCAGGCTGTACTCCCTTTGATGACGCAGCAGGTCGGCCTGCCGGATATTGTGATCAATAATGCCGGCATAAACCTGCCCGGCACGATTGAGGAAACCTGTCGCGAAAGTTGGGATGACATATTTGCGGTCAATGTCTTCGCGCCGCTGCGTCTCAGTCAGGCGTTCCTGCCAGCCATGCGCACCGCCGGCACGGGTACGATTGTGATGATGTCCTCGCTCTCTGCCGAGGTGGCGCTACCAGGAGACGGACCCTATGCCGCCAGCAAAGCGGCCCTGACCCGAGCCGCCGAGGCCCTGCATTACGAAGTGGCACCCTTTGGCATCAAGATTATTTCCCTGGAACCCGGCGCCGTCAAAAGCAACCTGAACCAAATGCCGGTCCCCCCAAAAAAGACAATCCCGGCCTATGATCCATTACGGCACCATATGCAACAGAGGGCCAATGAGAAATCCGGGGGAGCAGAAACCGGGGATATCGCCCTGGACATGATCCGCCTGATCGAGGCGCCGGACAGTCCGGCGATCTGCCCCGTCGGCGCACAGGCCGGGGAAATCATCCGGAAGCTTAATCGGGCCGCTGCAGAAGAACGGGCGCAATTGATCCGGGCGGCTTCCGGTTTATGA
- a CDS encoding DUF819 domain-containing protein: MPFISGDNILATLAVILFLAWFGFWADKTRLGKVTSGVVWIITIGILLSNLSITPYKSAIYDFIGQYIVSAAIPLLLLKADLRKVFRDSGRVMLPLVIAGAGVITGVLLGYFLLNLGEIGPKVAGVYTAGYIGGAMNFVAVAKSVNMSPAEFSAAISASSIVSVIGLMVLVAIPSIKLIQRLIPSDIMAQAETSSTEQEQGAVIEMNLLHLSGALALSFGICTAASLLADTLGLGQYNILFITLLTIAVANIFPRQLHLLKGEFELGMLFMYIFFAMVGLSTNMTTFLDHAIILLVYGLLIITVQFIVVLTMAKLLKIDLAEAITGSGAAIVGPAVTAAVVSSKGWNSMITPAVMTGIFGYVIANFIGVALTALLAG, from the coding sequence ATGCCATTCATATCCGGAGATAATATCCTGGCAACCCTGGCCGTCATTCTGTTTCTGGCGTGGTTTGGCTTCTGGGCCGACAAGACACGGCTGGGGAAAGTCACTTCTGGTGTTGTCTGGATCATCACCATCGGCATCCTTCTCTCCAACCTGTCGATTACCCCTTACAAGTCCGCCATCTATGATTTCATCGGACAATATATAGTGTCCGCCGCCATTCCTCTGTTGCTGCTCAAAGCCGACCTTCGGAAAGTTTTTCGCGACAGCGGCCGGGTAATGCTGCCTCTTGTCATTGCAGGCGCAGGGGTAATTACCGGTGTATTGCTCGGTTATTTTCTGCTTAACCTCGGTGAAATTGGCCCCAAAGTCGCCGGGGTATATACCGCGGGCTATATCGGCGGCGCGATGAATTTTGTCGCCGTCGCCAAATCAGTCAATATGTCCCCCGCAGAATTCAGCGCCGCCATCAGCGCCAGCAGCATTGTCAGCGTCATCGGCCTCATGGTTCTGGTGGCAATCCCGTCAATCAAGCTGATCCAGCGGCTGATCCCGTCAGACATCATGGCCCAGGCCGAAACCTCTTCTACAGAACAAGAACAGGGCGCTGTCATCGAGATGAACCTGCTGCATCTCAGCGGCGCGCTGGCGCTCAGTTTCGGCATCTGCACCGCGGCGTCTCTTCTCGCCGACACGCTCGGCCTCGGGCAATATAACATTCTGTTTATTACCCTTTTGACCATTGCGGTGGCCAATATTTTCCCCCGGCAGTTGCATCTCCTGAAGGGAGAGTTTGAATTGGGCATGCTGTTTATGTATATCTTCTTCGCCATGGTCGGCCTGAGCACCAATATGACCACTTTCCTCGACCATGCCATCATTCTTCTTGTTTATGGCCTGTTGATCATCACCGTACAGTTTATCGTGGTGCTTACCATGGCGAAATTGTTGAAAATTGATCTCGCCGAAGCCATTACCGGGTCCGGCGCCGCCATTGTCGGGCCGGCAGTCACGGCCGCGGTGGTATCTTCCAAAGGCTGGAACAGCATGATCACCCCGGCGGTCATGACCGGCATATTCGGCTATGTAATTGCCAATTTTATCGGCGTTGCCCTAACCGCTCTTCTGGCGGGGTGA